From Micromonospora rhizosphaerae, the proteins below share one genomic window:
- a CDS encoding Fpg/Nei family DNA glycosylase gives MPEGHTIHRLAARHAELFVGDKVDAASPQGRFAEGAARLTGTVLDGTEAYGKHLLHHFAGELTLHVHLGLYGKFADGPGEPPPPVGQVRLRLTSDRHWLDLRGPTACELLTPPEVAALCDRLGPDPLRADADPDRAYARISRSPTPLAALLLDQSVVAGTGLIFVTEALFRAGLPPTLPGRELTAAAWRELWADLVALMTLAVERGRIDTVRDAHLPEAMGRAARVDRHGGEVYVYRRPGAPCHVCGVEVSRGELAGRNLYWCPTCQAG, from the coding sequence GTGCCAGAGGGACACACCATTCATCGCCTGGCGGCCCGGCACGCCGAGCTGTTCGTCGGCGACAAGGTGGACGCCGCCAGCCCGCAGGGCCGCTTCGCCGAGGGCGCCGCCCGGCTCACCGGCACCGTCCTGGACGGCACCGAGGCGTACGGCAAGCATCTGCTGCACCACTTCGCCGGTGAGCTCACCCTGCACGTGCACCTCGGGCTCTACGGGAAGTTCGCCGACGGGCCCGGCGAACCGCCGCCGCCGGTCGGCCAGGTGCGGCTGCGGCTGACCAGCGACCGTCACTGGCTCGACCTGCGCGGCCCCACCGCCTGTGAGCTGCTCACCCCGCCCGAGGTGGCGGCGCTGTGCGACCGGCTCGGCCCGGACCCGCTGCGCGCCGACGCCGACCCGGATCGGGCGTACGCCCGGATCTCCCGCAGCCCGACGCCGCTGGCGGCGCTGCTGCTGGACCAGTCCGTGGTGGCCGGTACGGGGTTGATCTTCGTGACCGAGGCGCTGTTCCGGGCCGGGCTGCCGCCGACCCTGCCGGGTCGGGAGCTGACCGCGGCCGCCTGGCGGGAGCTCTGGGCCGACCTGGTCGCGCTGATGACCCTCGCGGTCGAGCGGGGCCGGATCGACACCGTCCGCGACGCTCACCTGCCGGAGGCGATGGGCCGCGCGGCCCGCGTCGACCGGCACGGCGGCGAGGTGTACGTCTACCGCCGCCCCGGTGCGCCCTGCCATGTCTGCGGCGTCGAGGTCAGCCGCGGCGAGCTGG
- a CDS encoding thrombospondin, translating to MKIPSLSRRSQPVPTQDVNGDGRVDGRDGTATMGPVERPAGRPVVTGRDEDPTTYQSTATDGDRAGHAERRAADGAGTAYAATGRPWAADSPRTGTVDPDPSRERTVDLNTDGTVEEPVPVDRERADVDRRVEPMAVGPRPRASLLATLGLIASVAGALFVLTGTLAGYGIGLGAVGAVLAVLGLIATRRRHVAGKTDALLGILLGLGAVVLGVVALTGQFGWPTTDGDWVGRFREWLDSQFANLL from the coding sequence GTGAAGATTCCTTCGCTGTCGCGCCGAAGCCAACCGGTGCCGACCCAGGACGTGAACGGCGACGGACGCGTCGACGGGCGCGACGGGACCGCCACGATGGGCCCCGTCGAGCGCCCGGCCGGGCGGCCCGTGGTCACCGGCCGCGACGAGGACCCGACGACGTACCAGAGCACCGCGACCGACGGCGACCGCGCAGGGCACGCGGAGCGCCGGGCCGCCGACGGGGCCGGGACGGCGTACGCCGCCACCGGCCGGCCCTGGGCCGCGGACAGCCCGCGCACCGGGACGGTCGACCCGGATCCCAGTCGGGAGCGGACCGTCGACCTGAATACGGACGGCACGGTGGAGGAGCCGGTGCCGGTCGACCGGGAGCGCGCCGACGTCGACCGGCGGGTCGAGCCGATGGCCGTCGGTCCGAGGCCGCGGGCCAGCCTGCTCGCCACCCTCGGCCTGATCGCCTCCGTCGCGGGTGCGCTCTTCGTGCTGACCGGCACCCTCGCCGGGTACGGCATCGGGCTCGGCGCGGTCGGCGCGGTCCTCGCCGTGCTCGGCCTGATCGCCACCCGCCGCCGGCACGTGGCCGGCAAGACCGACGCGCTGCTCGGCATCCTGCTCGGCCTCGGCGCCGTGGTGCTGGGCGTGGTCGCCCTCACCGGGCAGTTCGGCTGGCCGACCACCGACGGGGACTGGGTGGGCCGGTTCCGGGAGTGGCTCGACTCACAGTTTGCGAACCTGCTCTGA
- the ddaH gene encoding dimethylargininase — MDASSQRFLMCRPTYFAVDYAINPWMDPTAPVDADLAIRQWEQLRQTYVDLGHEVELIDPVPGLPDMVFAANGGTVIDGKAMAVQFRDPQRADEAPAYRAWFEAAGFEMYDPKHINEGEGDVLLVGDFLLAGTGFRTAHASHAQLQEVFGYPVITMQLVDPRFYHLDTALTVLDERTVAYLPEAFSPGSRAVLRRLFPDAIHATMADAEVLGLNAVSDGKHVVLPAQATDLAAKLRDRGYETIGIDLSELRKAGGGPKCCTLRLRQGKAGK, encoded by the coding sequence ATGGACGCCAGCAGCCAGCGCTTTCTGATGTGCCGGCCGACGTACTTCGCCGTGGACTACGCGATCAACCCGTGGATGGACCCGACCGCGCCGGTCGACGCCGACCTGGCGATCCGGCAGTGGGAGCAGCTCCGCCAGACGTACGTCGACCTCGGCCACGAGGTCGAGCTGATCGACCCGGTCCCCGGCCTGCCGGACATGGTCTTCGCCGCGAACGGCGGCACGGTGATCGACGGCAAGGCGATGGCGGTGCAGTTCCGCGACCCGCAGCGCGCCGACGAGGCCCCCGCCTACCGCGCCTGGTTCGAGGCCGCCGGCTTCGAGATGTACGACCCGAAGCACATCAACGAGGGCGAGGGCGACGTCCTGCTGGTCGGTGACTTCCTGCTGGCCGGCACCGGCTTCCGCACCGCGCACGCCTCGCACGCGCAGCTGCAGGAGGTCTTCGGCTACCCGGTGATCACCATGCAGCTCGTGGACCCGCGCTTCTACCACCTGGACACCGCGCTCACCGTGCTCGACGAGCGGACCGTGGCGTACCTGCCGGAGGCGTTCTCGCCCGGCAGCCGCGCGGTGCTGCGCCGGCTCTTCCCGGATGCGATCCACGCCACCATGGCCGACGCCGAGGTGCTGGGGCTGAACGCGGTCAGCGACGGCAAGCACGTGGTGCTGCCCGCCCAGGCCACCGACCTGGCCGCCAAGCTGCGCGACCGGGGCTACGAGACCATCGGGATCGACCTGTCCGAGCTGCGCAAGGCCGGCGGGGGACCGAAGTGCTGCACGTTGCGACTCCGTCAGGGAAAGGCAGGCAAGTGA
- the rocD gene encoding ornithine--oxo-acid transaminase: MVDDMLRTPGAVRDAERWTAHNYHPLPVVISSAEGCWLTDVDGRRYLDCLAGYSALNFGHRHPKLIEAAHAQLDRLTLTSRAFIHDQFADFCRELAKLCGKDLVLPMNTGAEAVETGIKVARKWGYQVKGVTPGQANIVVAEGNFHGRTTTIVSFSTDEDARADFGPYTPGFTVVPYGDLDALTAAIDENTVAVLLEPIQGEQGVVVPPEGYLPGVRRVCTERNVLFIADEIQSGLGRTGATFACDLAGVTPDMYLLGKALGGGIVPVSAVAADADVLGVLKPGQHGSTFGGNPLACAVATEVVRLLATGEFQQRSAELGERLHGGLQSLVGKGLVAVRGRGLWAGLDIDPALMTGRQACERLMEHGILAKDTHGSTIRLAPPLVITEEEIDHLLAQLAAVLAG; the protein is encoded by the coding sequence ATCGTCGACGACATGCTGCGGACGCCGGGGGCGGTCCGGGACGCTGAACGCTGGACGGCGCACAACTACCACCCGCTGCCCGTGGTGATCTCCTCCGCCGAGGGCTGCTGGCTGACCGACGTGGACGGCCGCCGCTACCTGGACTGCCTGGCCGGCTACTCGGCGCTGAACTTCGGCCACCGGCACCCGAAGCTGATCGAGGCGGCGCACGCGCAGCTCGACCGGCTCACCCTGACCAGCCGGGCGTTCATCCACGACCAGTTCGCCGACTTCTGCCGCGAGCTCGCCAAGCTCTGCGGCAAAGACCTGGTCCTGCCGATGAACACCGGCGCCGAGGCGGTCGAGACCGGCATCAAGGTGGCCCGCAAGTGGGGCTACCAGGTCAAGGGCGTGACCCCCGGCCAGGCGAACATCGTGGTGGCGGAGGGCAACTTCCACGGCCGGACGACCACCATCGTCAGCTTCTCCACCGACGAGGACGCCCGCGCCGACTTCGGGCCGTACACTCCGGGCTTCACCGTGGTCCCCTACGGTGACCTGGACGCGCTGACCGCGGCGATCGACGAGAACACGGTCGCCGTGCTGCTCGAGCCGATCCAGGGCGAGCAGGGCGTCGTGGTGCCGCCGGAGGGCTACCTGCCGGGCGTCCGCCGGGTCTGCACCGAGCGCAACGTGCTCTTCATCGCCGACGAGATCCAGTCCGGCCTGGGCCGGACCGGCGCGACCTTCGCCTGCGACCTGGCGGGCGTCACGCCGGACATGTACCTGCTGGGCAAGGCGCTCGGCGGCGGCATCGTGCCGGTCTCCGCGGTCGCCGCGGACGCCGACGTGCTGGGCGTGCTCAAGCCCGGCCAGCACGGCTCCACCTTCGGCGGCAACCCGCTGGCCTGCGCGGTGGCCACCGAGGTGGTCCGGCTGCTGGCCACCGGCGAGTTCCAGCAGCGCTCGGCCGAACTGGGCGAGCGGCTGCACGGCGGCCTCCAGTCGCTGGTCGGCAAGGGCCTGGTCGCCGTCCGGGGCCGCGGCCTCTGGGCCGGCCTGGACATCGACCCGGCGCTGATGACCGGCCGGCAGGCCTGCGAGCGGCTCATGGAGCACGGGATCCTGGCCAAGGACACCCACGGCTCGACCATCCGGCTGGCCCCGCCGCTGGTGATCACCGAGGAGGAGATCGACCACCTCCTGGCCCAGCTCGCCGCCGTGCTGGCCGGCTGA
- a CDS encoding FHA domain-containing protein: MRFEISKVLDAIEGRVCTDPSLARAVVDLAEVIRWQDLDGGRPGSLLRLGMVIDALSRQLEEDSVPVYAIVHRALLSDADLTSNERMVVRRWADDGLVEVLDNPGDRMLEVADLLGLPVLSRVRFDGLGGRYPWLGQAGRVLAPVPGAGGPVFIAHVGGGQSPTIGTRSPVGAKLLARQWRCPEPGCALFGGGGGGGAFADLARADRAPAGQPPPSLRGGVPVCPRHGTRLGDTGPRPRTEVLAVRIGGLVRRRFVLTETQPVPVGRAPEQSEGIMLGQWLNDEARRWISRSHVQFELRVGEVVVTDTSTNGSGIRPSGSMAEPDRVPLAPKQSRVLSEGDIVELYPGVQIGRADELPSGAPFTPTSVMAEAPTMTMRLPRP, encoded by the coding sequence ATGAGATTCGAGATCAGCAAGGTGCTGGACGCGATCGAGGGCCGGGTCTGCACCGACCCCTCGCTGGCCCGGGCCGTCGTGGACCTGGCCGAGGTGATTCGTTGGCAGGATCTCGACGGCGGCCGCCCGGGCAGCCTCCTCCGGCTCGGCATGGTGATCGACGCCCTGTCGCGGCAGTTGGAGGAGGACAGCGTTCCGGTCTACGCGATCGTGCACCGGGCCCTGCTCTCCGACGCCGACCTGACCTCCAACGAGCGGATGGTGGTCCGCCGCTGGGCCGACGACGGCCTGGTGGAGGTGCTCGACAACCCCGGGGACCGGATGCTGGAGGTCGCGGACCTGCTCGGGCTGCCGGTGCTCAGCCGGGTCCGCTTCGACGGGCTGGGCGGCCGCTACCCGTGGCTCGGGCAGGCCGGCCGCGTCCTCGCCCCGGTGCCCGGCGCCGGTGGCCCGGTCTTCATCGCACATGTCGGCGGCGGGCAGAGCCCGACCATTGGTACGCGGTCACCGGTCGGCGCGAAGCTGCTCGCCCGGCAGTGGCGCTGCCCCGAACCGGGCTGCGCGCTCTTCGGCGGCGGTGGGGGCGGTGGGGCCTTCGCCGACCTGGCCCGGGCGGACCGAGCCCCGGCCGGGCAGCCGCCACCCAGTCTCCGGGGCGGCGTGCCGGTCTGTCCCCGGCACGGCACCCGGCTCGGCGACACCGGGCCGCGGCCGCGTACCGAGGTGCTGGCGGTGCGGATCGGCGGGCTGGTCCGGCGCCGGTTCGTGCTCACCGAGACCCAGCCGGTGCCGGTCGGACGGGCGCCGGAGCAGTCCGAGGGGATCATGCTCGGTCAGTGGCTCAACGACGAGGCCCGGCGCTGGATCAGCCGCAGCCACGTCCAGTTCGAGCTGCGGGTGGGCGAGGTCGTGGTGACCGACACGAGCACCAACGGCTCGGGCATCCGCCCCAGCGGCTCGATGGCGGAGCCGGACCGGGTCCCGCTCGCCCCGAAGCAGTCCCGGGTGCTGAGCGAGGGCGACATCGTCGAGCTCTACCCCGGGGTGCAGATCGGTCGCGCCGACGAACTCCCCAGCGGCGCCCCCTTCACCCCCACCTCGGTGATGGCCGAGGCCCCCACCATGACCATGCGCCTCCCCCGGCCCTGA
- a CDS encoding 4a-hydroxytetrahydrobiopterin dehydratase, with protein MADVLTAEAVRDELGGLADWSGDPAGISRTVELGSFPDAIAVVDRVAAAAEELDHHPDIDIRWRTLTFRCVTHSAGGVTHRDLELARRIDDIVRSAR; from the coding sequence ATGGCAGACGTGCTCACCGCGGAGGCGGTGCGAGACGAGCTGGGCGGGCTGGCGGACTGGTCGGGCGATCCGGCCGGGATCAGCCGTACCGTCGAGCTGGGCAGCTTCCCGGACGCCATCGCGGTGGTCGACCGGGTCGCCGCGGCGGCCGAGGAACTCGACCACCATCCCGACATCGACATCCGGTGGCGGACCTTGACCTTCCGCTGCGTCACCCATTCGGCCGGTGGGGTCACCCACCGTGACCTGGAGCTGGCTCGGCGGATCGATGACATCGTCCGGAGCGCCCGATGA
- a CDS encoding SCO7613 C-terminal domain-containing membrane protein gives MENTGYPCPGCGAPADLASGCPGCGRPPYPPAAEVVRLDQEIVSLGAELERARRRYQDLLDRLQVTRQRRAELVVLIRAEIPAPGSVPPAPSRPAPPIVPAAQVIPGRPETSTRTVQGLLFVLGGLLLGTAAVVFTAVAWAAVGVAGRALILAAFTALALAVPLIAARRGLRGTAETFAAVGLLLVLLDGYAAWTVDLFGVAGWPRTRYAAMVVGLTALAAAGYARLSRLTVPWFAALLAGQPVLPMLAIEARPSAAGWAVVFTGVALGDLAVVVALRNRGGVAGAGPADPARPIGGAAAGGGPVAAPGVSAAVVAGRVLGWVGHGVALAIAAGYALVPLARGRAAGTPLLAGGPLVLVALALLCGALLAGGRTHRMVAAGLLVPVLATALLRPVAVLRPGLLLVSAGLVVAVLAGAVRALPERLRTGPRVGALVVAGGLAQFVTVTVAVLAGAAVVRSVPPWQGAPAGPTLHWGWQLPVAVLLTTGAVALLLPRPAWPVVAVAGGALAVLAAPAIAPTGWPVVVAADLLSASALLLAAVVRPHRRYPAVLAPAVAGAALLGHALLVGLADPAGAGAALAVAAVVGLAVAAQGRRGVGVQPVVAGVALVAALLAVPAGAAVGLIAAGSPPWWQARAAFAAAGLLAAGSLAVRRYWPDLHGYASTGLAVALALVGIGPLVVPGAEPVALYAALAALLAVLAGGRVRPGVALRWVAAGLVVVAVFTAAPVSLRVLAGLPVRPWSGIPPVERVPGALPTGSALLVLAVAATAYAVMARGGRGMLPVLAALPFAAVALPVLLVAAGAPWPLVPAAAFGAGVAALLAAAVAASRSPLTPVAAAVGLVLAGPGLGGLVATRAGTLAGLGALVVAGAVVGAAGRESGTRLVGWLVTVLTAASFAVTASLAGGLPLRTAAFAVLAVGALVLFAAPVLAAREPAVGVAMEAAAQAVALVALLLTDGALRHAAAVSVLWGAAVALRVLRRGESTSRRWVFAGIAGGSELLGAWLLLAAGGVVLLEAYTVPAAGLALAAGLVALRTRPGLNSWLAFGPGLGAALLPSLVSVLVAPDPQPWRRLALGVAALVAVLVGAVRRWQAPVLLGAAALVPLALHELVRGWDLLPRWIFLALGGLALIGLAATYERRRRDLARLRAAVGRMG, from the coding sequence GTGGAGAACACCGGCTACCCCTGTCCCGGCTGCGGCGCTCCCGCCGACCTTGCCTCCGGCTGCCCCGGCTGCGGTCGCCCGCCCTACCCGCCCGCAGCCGAGGTGGTCCGGCTGGACCAGGAGATCGTGTCGCTGGGGGCGGAGCTGGAGCGGGCGCGACGGAGGTACCAGGACCTGCTGGATCGGCTCCAGGTGACCCGGCAGCGCCGGGCGGAGCTGGTGGTCCTGATCCGCGCCGAGATCCCGGCGCCAGGCTCGGTGCCGCCGGCCCCGTCCCGCCCCGCGCCGCCGATCGTGCCCGCGGCGCAGGTCATCCCGGGTCGACCGGAGACCTCGACCCGGACCGTGCAGGGTCTGCTCTTCGTCCTCGGCGGGCTGCTCCTCGGCACCGCGGCGGTGGTCTTCACCGCTGTCGCCTGGGCGGCCGTCGGGGTGGCCGGTCGGGCGCTGATCCTGGCCGCGTTCACCGCGCTCGCGCTGGCCGTGCCGCTGATCGCCGCCCGGCGCGGGCTGCGCGGCACCGCCGAGACGTTCGCCGCGGTGGGGCTGCTGCTGGTGCTCCTCGACGGGTACGCCGCCTGGACCGTGGACCTGTTCGGGGTGGCCGGCTGGCCGAGGACCCGGTACGCCGCGATGGTCGTGGGGCTCACCGCGCTGGCCGCCGCCGGGTACGCCCGGCTCAGCCGGCTGACCGTGCCGTGGTTCGCGGCGCTGCTGGCCGGGCAGCCGGTGCTGCCGATGCTCGCGATCGAGGCCCGGCCGTCGGCGGCCGGTTGGGCCGTGGTGTTCACCGGGGTGGCGCTGGGTGACCTCGCGGTGGTGGTCGCCCTGCGGAACCGGGGCGGGGTGGCCGGTGCGGGGCCGGCGGATCCCGCCCGGCCGATCGGGGGAGCGGCGGCCGGCGGGGGACCGGTCGCCGCGCCGGGGGTGTCCGCGGCGGTGGTCGCCGGGCGGGTGCTCGGCTGGGTCGGCCACGGGGTCGCGCTGGCGATCGCGGCCGGGTACGCGCTGGTGCCGCTGGCCCGGGGACGGGCGGCCGGTACGCCCCTGCTGGCCGGCGGCCCGCTGGTGCTGGTGGCGCTGGCGCTGCTGTGCGGCGCGCTGCTGGCCGGGGGCCGGACACATCGGATGGTCGCCGCCGGGTTGCTGGTGCCGGTGCTCGCCACCGCGCTGCTCCGGCCGGTCGCCGTGCTGCGTCCCGGGCTGCTGCTGGTGTCGGCCGGGTTGGTGGTGGCCGTCCTGGCCGGGGCGGTCCGGGCGCTGCCGGAGCGGCTGCGTACCGGGCCCCGGGTCGGGGCGCTGGTGGTCGCCGGGGGACTGGCCCAGTTCGTCACGGTGACCGTCGCCGTCCTCGCCGGCGCCGCGGTCGTCCGGTCGGTGCCGCCCTGGCAGGGCGCCCCGGCCGGCCCGACGCTGCACTGGGGCTGGCAACTGCCGGTCGCGGTGCTGCTGACCACCGGGGCGGTGGCGCTGCTGCTGCCCCGGCCCGCCTGGCCGGTCGTCGCCGTGGCGGGCGGCGCGCTGGCCGTCCTGGCCGCCCCGGCGATCGCGCCCACCGGATGGCCGGTGGTGGTGGCGGCGGATCTGCTGTCGGCGTCGGCGCTGCTGCTGGCCGCGGTGGTCCGACCGCATCGGCGGTACCCGGCGGTGCTGGCCCCGGCCGTCGCCGGGGCCGCCCTGCTCGGCCACGCGTTGCTGGTGGGGCTGGCCGATCCGGCCGGTGCGGGGGCGGCACTCGCCGTCGCGGCGGTCGTCGGTCTCGCCGTGGCGGCCCAGGGCCGGCGGGGCGTTGGCGTCCAGCCGGTCGTCGCCGGGGTGGCGTTGGTGGCGGCGCTGCTGGCCGTACCGGCCGGTGCGGCGGTCGGGCTGATCGCCGCCGGGTCGCCGCCGTGGTGGCAGGCCCGGGCCGCGTTCGCCGCCGCCGGGCTGCTGGCGGCCGGGTCGCTCGCCGTCCGTCGATACTGGCCGGACCTGCACGGGTACGCCTCGACCGGGCTCGCTGTCGCCCTCGCGCTGGTCGGCATCGGGCCGCTGGTCGTACCGGGCGCGGAGCCGGTGGCGCTCTACGCCGCGCTTGCCGCGCTGCTGGCGGTCCTGGCCGGCGGGAGAGTGCGGCCGGGCGTCGCGCTGCGGTGGGTCGCTGCCGGGCTGGTGGTGGTCGCCGTGTTCACCGCCGCGCCGGTCTCCCTCCGGGTGCTGGCCGGCCTGCCCGTCCGGCCCTGGTCCGGGATCCCCCCGGTCGAGCGGGTGCCGGGTGCCCTCCCCACCGGGTCGGCGCTGTTGGTGCTGGCAGTGGCCGCGACCGCGTACGCCGTGATGGCGCGCGGCGGGCGGGGGATGCTGCCTGTGCTGGCCGCGCTGCCGTTCGCCGCGGTCGCGCTGCCGGTGCTGCTGGTGGCGGCCGGCGCGCCCTGGCCGCTGGTGCCGGCCGCCGCCTTCGGCGCCGGGGTGGCCGCGCTGCTGGCCGCCGCGGTCGCCGCGTCGCGTTCGCCGCTGACGCCCGTCGCGGCGGCGGTGGGGCTGGTGCTGGCGGGACCGGGGCTGGGCGGCCTGGTCGCCACCCGGGCCGGGACGCTCGCCGGCCTGGGCGCGCTGGTGGTGGCCGGGGCGGTCGTCGGGGCGGCCGGGCGGGAATCCGGCACCCGGCTCGTCGGCTGGCTGGTGACGGTGCTGACGGCGGCCAGCTTCGCGGTGACCGCGTCGCTGGCCGGCGGGCTGCCGCTGCGGACCGCGGCCTTCGCGGTGTTGGCGGTGGGGGCGCTCGTCCTGTTCGCGGCGCCCGTGCTGGCCGCCCGCGAGCCTGCGGTCGGCGTGGCGATGGAGGCGGCGGCCCAGGCCGTGGCCCTGGTGGCGCTGCTGCTGACCGATGGCGCGCTGCGGCACGCGGCGGCGGTCTCCGTCCTTTGGGGTGCGGCCGTGGCGCTGCGGGTGCTGCGGCGGGGTGAGTCGACGTCCCGGCGGTGGGTCTTCGCCGGCATCGCGGGCGGCAGCGAACTGCTCGGCGCGTGGCTGCTGCTGGCCGCCGGCGGGGTGGTGCTGCTGGAGGCGTACACGGTGCCGGCGGCCGGCCTCGCCCTCGCCGCGGGCCTGGTCGCGCTGCGTACCCGGCCGGGCCTGAACAGCTGGCTGGCGTTCGGGCCGGGGCTCGGCGCGGCGCTGCTGCCCAGCCTGGTGTCGGTGCTGGTGGCACCGGACCCGCAGCCGTGGCGGCGGCTGGCGCTCGGCGTCGCCGCGCTCGTCGCGGTGCTTGTCGGCGCGGTCCGGCGCTGGCAGGCGCCGGTCCTGCTCGGCGCGGCCGCGCTGGTTCCGCTCGCGCTGCACGAGCTGGTCCGCGGCTGGGACCTGCTGCCCCGGTGGATCTTCCTCGCCCTCGGCGGACTGGCGCTGATCGGGCTGGCCGCCACCTACGAGCGGCGCCGGCGGGACCTGGCCCGACTGCGGGCCGCGGTCGGCCGGATGGGTTGA
- the cutA gene encoding divalent-cation tolerance protein CutA codes for MEQICVVTTMVDARSVADVLAATAVAGRLAACARVGGQVDSTYWWKSAMETTAEWPVQFKTAPDRVAALVDQLRANHPYEVPEILVTRVESANPDYSAWLHEHTRP; via the coding sequence GTGGAGCAGATCTGCGTGGTGACGACGATGGTGGACGCGCGCTCCGTCGCGGACGTGCTGGCGGCCACGGCCGTGGCCGGGCGGCTGGCGGCGTGCGCCCGGGTCGGCGGGCAGGTGGACAGCACCTACTGGTGGAAGTCGGCGATGGAGACCACGGCCGAGTGGCCGGTGCAGTTCAAGACCGCGCCCGACCGGGTGGCCGCCCTGGTCGACCAGCTCCGCGCCAACCACCCGTACGAGGTGCCGGAGATCCTGGTGACCCGGGTGGAGAGCGCCAACCCCGACTACTCGGCCTGGCTGCACGAGCACACCCGTCCCTAG
- a CDS encoding 1-acyl-sn-glycerol-3-phosphate acyltransferase: protein MPLPPRWVRRLLLAPGVVLLAAALLTTLPVWALLALAGSPLVPGRLRPLRLLWIGAVYLVWDAAALLALFALWVASGFGTRKRSPAFQRAHYRLAGWFLRVLFWQARWTLRLRIDVIGADPDTALPGRPELVLCRHAGPGDSFILIHALVNWFHREPRIVLKESLQWDPAIDVMLNRLPNRFIAPGPDGRESVIAQIGHLASDLDDDDAFVIFPEGGNFTPRRRLRAIARLRALGLERMARRAERMQHVLAPQPGGLLAALDAAPDAGVIFVAHTGLDRMLTVTDVWRELPMDKRIVMRFWSVPPEEVPADRQKRIEWLFDWWTRIDEWIAANRDGVATR, encoded by the coding sequence ATGCCGTTGCCGCCGCGGTGGGTGCGCCGGTTGCTGCTGGCTCCCGGCGTGGTGCTGCTCGCGGCGGCGCTGCTGACCACACTGCCGGTCTGGGCGCTGCTCGCGCTGGCCGGCTCGCCGCTGGTGCCCGGCCGGCTCCGACCGCTGCGTCTGCTCTGGATCGGCGCGGTCTACCTGGTCTGGGACGCGGCCGCGCTGCTCGCCCTCTTCGCCCTCTGGGTGGCCTCCGGGTTCGGAACCCGCAAGCGGTCACCGGCGTTCCAGCGGGCGCACTACCGGTTGGCCGGGTGGTTCCTCCGGGTGCTGTTCTGGCAGGCCCGGTGGACGCTGCGGCTGCGCATCGACGTGATCGGCGCGGACCCGGACACCGCGCTGCCCGGCCGGCCGGAGCTGGTGCTCTGCCGGCACGCGGGGCCCGGTGACTCGTTCATCCTGATCCACGCGCTGGTGAACTGGTTCCACCGGGAGCCCCGGATCGTGCTCAAGGAGAGCCTGCAGTGGGACCCGGCGATCGACGTGATGCTGAACCGGCTGCCCAACCGCTTCATCGCACCCGGGCCGGACGGTCGGGAGTCGGTGATCGCGCAGATCGGCCACCTCGCGTCCGACCTGGACGACGACGACGCGTTCGTGATCTTTCCGGAGGGCGGCAACTTCACCCCGCGCCGGCGGCTGCGGGCCATCGCCCGGCTGCGCGCGCTCGGGCTGGAACGGATGGCGCGGCGCGCGGAGCGGATGCAGCACGTGCTGGCTCCGCAGCCCGGCGGACTGCTCGCCGCCCTCGACGCCGCCCCGGACGCTGGCGTGATCTTCGTGGCACACACCGGGCTGGACCGGATGCTGACCGTGACCGACGTCTGGCGGGAGCTGCCGATGGACAAGCGGATCGTGATGCGGTTCTGGTCGGTCCCGCCGGAGGAGGTCCCCGCCGACAGGCAAAAGCGCATCGAATGGCTCTTCGACTGGTGGACCCGGATCGACGAGTGGATCGCGGCCAACCGGGACGGCGTCGCCACCCGCTGA
- a CDS encoding patatin-like phospholipase family protein has product MVGGPVAFVLGGGGVLGAVEVGMLRALFRARIRPDMVLGTSIGAVNGALVAADPSEAVTDRLVRLWASPEASEVYGDSVARQLRRFAARTHLHSPRPLRRLLESELGEETTFADLKVPFRCCAAHIERAAEHWFHRGPLVPAVLASASVPGLLPPTEIDGQHYVDGGIVNSIPIGEAVAAGATRIFVLQVGRIERELSPPRRPWEIAQVAFEIARRHRFAREMAALPDEVEVHVLPTGGGSPRDDSPWAYRDMAAVGRRISRAYTASRHYLATQQLDR; this is encoded by the coding sequence ATGGTTGGCGGTCCGGTGGCGTTCGTGCTCGGCGGCGGGGGAGTGCTCGGCGCGGTCGAGGTGGGCATGCTCCGTGCCCTGTTCCGGGCCCGGATCCGGCCGGACATGGTGCTCGGCACCTCGATCGGGGCGGTCAACGGCGCCCTGGTCGCGGCTGACCCGTCCGAGGCGGTCACCGACCGACTGGTCCGGCTCTGGGCCTCCCCCGAGGCGAGCGAGGTGTACGGCGACTCGGTGGCCCGGCAGCTGCGCCGTTTCGCCGCCCGTACCCACCTGCACTCGCCCCGGCCGTTGCGCCGGCTGCTCGAGAGCGAGCTGGGCGAGGAGACCACCTTCGCCGACCTGAAGGTGCCGTTCCGCTGCTGCGCGGCGCACATCGAGCGGGCCGCCGAGCACTGGTTCCACCGCGGACCGCTGGTGCCGGCGGTGCTCGCCTCCGCCTCGGTGCCGGGGCTGCTGCCACCGACCGAGATCGACGGCCAGCACTACGTTGACGGCGGGATCGTCAACTCCATCCCGATCGGCGAGGCGGTCGCGGCCGGCGCGACGAGAATCTTCGTGCTGCAGGTGGGGCGGATCGAGCGGGAGCTGAGCCCGCCCCGGCGGCCCTGGGAGATCGCCCAGGTCGCCTTCGAGATCGCCCGGCGGCACCGGTTCGCCCGGGAGATGGCGGCCCTGCCCGACGAGGTGGAGGTGCACGTGCTGCCCACCGGGGGCGGGAGTCCGCGCGACGACAGCCCATGGGCGTACCGGGACATGGCGGCGGTGGGGCGGCGGATCAGCCGCGCGTACACCGCCTCCCGGCACTACCTCGCGACCCAACAGCTGGACCGCTGA